The Planctomycetia bacterium genome contains the following window.
CCTCTGCAGTCAAACTGACAGGCCGGCCGTTGACCTCACCGTCGATTCGGCCGGCCATCGTCAGTTTGGGAGTTGGCCCGATTCCCCCGTGCGGATTTTCACAATCCCATTCAAGACCCATTTCGCGCGTTCCGCCTGGGCGCCGGTCCCGGCGGGAATCTGAATGTGCAAGTCCGCGAACTCGTAGACAATCTCGGCCTTTCGCCCAGTCAGGCGGTCGTAAAGCCCGATCGCCAGGTCAGGCCACGTGGTCGTGTGCTCGGTCTCCATTTGACGGTCCTCATTGTCGGCAGTTAGGAAGAGGTCGATTTTCAACACAATCACCGTAGTCCAGAAGTCAGCTAGCGAGTATTCGGTTTCTGAGCTGACCTCTAATTCGTTTGGCGTGGCCTTACGTCAGAGTCATTTGTCATCTGGATGATCGCTGGCAATGACCGCGAGCAAGGCAGAGGCGATTGCTAGGCCCGCCACTCCGCAGCCAACCATAAAGATTACGACGTCATCCATTGGACCGCCTCCCCAGCAGCAGAGTCCCGAAACTCAGGATTGACGGAACCCAGAGGCCCACGAACACGCCTTCTTGCTTGCTGCCTGTAAACCAGAGCGAGACGGAGAACAAGAACGACGCGCCGGCCGCAACCACAAAGCCAAGTTTGGCCATTTGAATCTTTGTCATACTGTTCTTTCTGTGCTCAGCAGGAATTCACTATCGTGTCGCGGTTGCTTCTCAACTGCAGCCAGTCCGATTGCCCGGTAGCTGCAATTGAGATCGCAACAATCCAACCGCTCGAATCTCTACTTGGGCAGCACGACGCAATCGATGATGTGAATCACGCCATTGCTGCACGCAATATCAGTCTGAACGACATTTGCTCCGTCGATTTTCACACCGTCGTTGGTGTCAATCGTCAACTCTTGTCCCTGCAACGATTTGGCAGACTTCAGCTTGACCACGTCGGAGGCCATGACCTTTCCGGAGACGACGTGATACGTCAACACACTTTGCAGCTTGGCCTGATTCTCTGGCTTGAGCAGACCTGCCACGACGTCCTCGGGAAGCTTGCCAAAGGCGTCATCCGTGGGGGCAAACACCGTGAAGGGGCCAGCCCCTTTCAGCGTTTCCACCAGCCCGGCAGCCTGAACAGCAGCCACGAGTGTTTTGAACGGCCCGGCCGCTACAGCCGTGTCCACAATGTCATGCATCTTCGAGTTCCTTTCTAAAAGGTTCGTCGCACGCGCCTGAATGGCAAAAATCGTGCAAATCGTTCACGTCGAGAAAACCGCGACAATAACCGCGGCTTAACGCGAAATCTTGGGAGGCCTGGAAAAAGTCTGGCGAAACCGGCGGATGCTGCCCGCTGAGGCCTGCCAATTGAACGTGTTTGCCACGTCAGCTGTGGCCGGGAGTAGTGCCGCAGCCACAAGTGCTGACGCCGTTCGGAATTCGCAGCGCCGCTGCACCGTTTGCAAGAGTGGGACCAAACGCACGGCCTCGATTGGCGGCGCCG
Protein-coding sequences here:
- a CDS encoding fasciclin domain-containing protein, encoding MHDIVDTAVAAGPFKTLVAAVQAAGLVETLKGAGPFTVFAPTDDAFGKLPEDVVAGLLKPENQAKLQSVLTYHVVSGKVMASDVVKLKSAKSLQGQELTIDTNDGVKIDGANVVQTDIACSNGVIHIIDCVVLPK